In a genomic window of Melanotaenia boesemani isolate fMelBoe1 chromosome 1, fMelBoe1.pri, whole genome shotgun sequence:
- the LOC121646006 gene encoding lamin-L(III)-like, with amino-acid sequence MAWVTSTPAAAFGGRSSRRAAAGPSPSSPSPTRLSRVQEKQELQNLNDRLANYIQRVRELESERSFMLMQLEEKDDSKRREMGNVRRLYEEELADVRKSLDAEAGERARLQIDYGNLREEHEKLQTRNQKKEDDLTNALTQWRKAEANLNSKDAEHTALLSEKRKLCSELTDLQGQMENMESLLGETKNQLSSEILRRVDMENQAQTLKEQLDLQRNISEQEILQVRSRHESRLVEVESGRQREFESKLAEAMQQLREDHDSKLQQYKEELQRTFTSKLQNAQQAALEKNNVALATREELQTTKLRAETLSSQLQHYQKDKMMLESRLQELARTLDREREVWQQKLSQKEQELLNMTSQMSTQLEDYENLLDVKLALDLEINAYRKMLEVEEQRLKLSPSPPQQSSVSGTQERCSRKLRGKKRKHEEASGSSPAYKMSSCSAESGVINVAEISVEGKYIKLKNNSDSEQPLGGWVVQQKYSESGEISFHIPSSCILAAGQTITIWAAGSEGEVESGDLVLEDHRTWGPVSDVRVILLNSNREKVAERRDCTHGSGEERELDFEEVIAGSHIQRFQRQPTGKFCSVS; translated from the exons ATGGCCTGGGTCACTTCCACCCCGGCCGCCGCCTTCGGTGGCCGCTCCAGCCGCCGCGCTGCAGCCGGCCCGTCCCCATCCAGCCCCAGCCCAACACGTCTGTCCCGAGtccaagaaaaacaagaactcCAAAACCTGAACGACCGCTTAGCTAACTACATCCAGCGGGTCCGAGAGCTGGAGAGCGAGAGGTCCTTCATGCTCatgcagctggaggagaaggaCGACTCGAAGAGACGTGAAATGGGCAATGTGCGGCGGCTGTACGAGGAGGAGCTGGCCGATGTGAGGAAGTCCCTGGATGCCGAGGCCGGAGAACGCGCCCGTCTGCAGATTGACTACGGGAATCTGAGAGAGGAGCATGAAAAACTTCAAACCAG GAATCAGAAGAAGGAGGATGACCTGACCAATGCATTAACTCAATGGAGGAAAGCTGAAGCAAACCTGAACTCCAAGGATGCAGAGCACACCGCGCTGCTGTCTGAGAAGAGGAAACTCTGCAGCGAACTGACAGACCTGCAGGGCCAGATGGAAAAT ATGGAGAGCCTGCTGGGAGAAACAAAGAACCAGCTGAGCTCTGAGATCTTAAGAAGGGTAGACATGGAGAATCAGGCACAAACACTAAAAGAGCAGCTCGACCTCCAGAGGAACATTAGTGAGCAG GAGATTCTACAGGTCCGGAGCAGACATGAAAGTCGTCTTGTGGAGGTGGAATCAGGACGACAAAGAGAGTTTGAGAGTAAACTGGCCGAGGCGATGCAGCAGCTGCGTGAGGACCATGACTCCAAGCTGCAGCAGTACAAAGAAGAGCTCCAAAGGACTTTCACCTCAAAG TTGCAGAACGCTCAGCAGGCTGCACTGGAGAAAAACAACGTCGCATTAGCCACCAGAGAGGAGCTGCAGACCACTAAGCTCAGGGCGGAGACGCTCAGTTCTCAGCTCCAGCACTACCAGAAAGAT AAAATGATGCTGGAAAGTCGTCTTCAGGAGCTGGCGAGAACCCTGGATAGGGAACGGGAGGTTTGGCAACAGAAACTGAGTCAGAAGGAACAAGAGCTGCTGAATATGACGAGTCAGATGTCCACCCAGCTGGAAGACTACGAGAACCTTCTGGATGTTAAGCTGGCTCTGGACCTGGAGATCAACGCCTACAGGAAGATGCTTGAGGTGGAAGAGCAGAG GCTAAAGCTATCCCCCAGCCCTCCCCAGCAATCGTCTGTATCTGGAACACAAGAACGCTGCAGCCGCAAGTTGAGagggaagaaaaggaaacaCGAGGAAGCTTCTGGAAGCTCGCCCGCCTACAAAATGTCTAGCTGTTCAGCCGAGAGCGGCGTTATTAATGTGGCAGAGATCAGCGTAGaaggaaaatatattaaactgaAGAACAACTCTGACTCG GAACAGCCGCTCGGTGGTTGGGTGGTTCAGCAGAAATATTCAGAATCTGGTGAGATATCCTTCCACATCCCCTCCTCCTGCATTCTGGCTGCTGGACAGACGATCACA ATCTGGGCTGCAGGATCAGAGGGAGAAGTAGAGTCTGGGGATCTGGTTCTGGAGGACCACAGAACCTGGGGCCCTGTCAGTGACGTCAGGGTCATCCTTTTAAACTCCAACCGTGAG AAGGTGGCTGAGCGCAGGGACTGCACGCATGGCAGTGGGGAGGAAAGAGAGCTGGACTTTGAAGAAGTTATTGCTGGCAGTCACATCCAGCGCTTTCAAAGACAG CCAACAGGAAAGTTCTGTTCTGTGTCTTGA
- the LOC121652341 gene encoding lamin-L(III)-like, with amino-acid sequence MLTSFRNQKKEDDLTNALTQWRKAEANLNSKDAEHTALLSEKRKLGSELTDLQGQMENMESLLGETKNQLSSEILRRVDMENQAQTLKEQLDLQRNISEQEILQVRSRHESRLVEVESGRQREFESKLAEAMQQLREDHDSKLQQYKEELQRTFTSKLQNAQQAALEKNNVALATREELQTTKLRAETLSSQLQHYQKDMSTQLEDYENLLDVKLALDLEINTYRKMLEVEEQRLKLSPSPPQQSSVSGTQERCSRKLRGKKRKHEEASGSSPAYKMSSCSAESGVINVAEISVEGKYIKLKNNSDSEQPLGGWVVQQKYSESGEISFHIPSSCILAAGQTITTQTYLSRPPRKDTTLYPKL; translated from the exons ATGCTGACCTCTTTCAGGAATCAGAAGAAGGAGGATGACCTGACCAATGCATTAACTCAGTGGAGGAAAGCTGAAGCAAACCTGAACTCCAAGGATGCAGAGCACACCGCGCTGCTGTCTGAGAAGAGGAAACTCGGCAGCGAACTGACAGACCTGCAGGGCCAGATGGAAAAT ATGGAGAGCCTGCTGGGAGAAACAAAGAACCAGCTGAGCTCTGAGATCTTAAGAAGGGTAGACATGGAGAATCAGGCACAAACACTGAAAGAGCAGCTCGACCTCCAGAGGAACATTAGTGAGCAG GAGATTCTACAGGTTCGGAGCAGACATGAAAGTCGTCTTGTGGAGGTGGAATCAGGACGACAAAGAGAGTTTGAGAGTAAACTGGCCGAGGCGATGCAGCAGCTGCGTGAGGACCATGACTCCAAGCTGCAGCAGTACAAAGAAGAGCTCCAAAGGACTTTCACCTCAAAG TTGCAGAACGCTCAGCAGGCTGCACTGGAGAAAAACAACGTCGCATTAGCCACCAGAGAGGAGCTGCAGACCACTAAGCTCAGGGCGGAGACGCTCAGTTCTCAGCTCCAGCACTACCAGAAAGAT ATGTCCACCCAGCTGGAAGACTACGAGAACCTTCTGGATGTTAAGCTGGCTCTGGACCTGGAGATCAACACCTACAGGAAGATGCTTGAGGTGGAAGAGCAGAG GCTAAAGCTATCCCCCAGCCCTCCCCAGCAATCGTCTGTATCTGGAACACAAGAACGCTGCAGCCGCAAGTTGAGagggaagaaaaggaaacaCGAGGAAGCTTCTGGAAGCTCGCCCGCCTACAAAATGTCTAGCTGTTCAGCCGAGAGCGGCGTTATTAATGTGGCAGAGATCAGCGTAGaaggaaaatatattaaactgaAGAACAACTCTGACTCG GAACAGCCGCTCGGTGGTTGGGTGGTTCAGCAGAAATATTCAGAATCTGGTGAGATATCCTTCCACATCCCCTCCTCCTGCATTCTGGCTGCTGGACAGACGATCACA ACCCAGACATATCTGTCCCGACCGCCGCGGAAAGACACGACTCTCTATCCAAAACTCTGA